A DNA window from Ornithobacterium rhinotracheale DSM 15997 contains the following coding sequences:
- the gpmI gene encoding 2,3-bisphosphoglycerate-independent phosphoglycerate mutase: protein MDSKVILMILDGWGQTQNAEVSAIAQAKTPFIDSCYEKYPHAELNTSGMAVGLPEGQMGNSEVGHMNIGAGRVVYQNLAKINLAIEQGTLAEQPELKKAFQFAKDNNRDLHFIGLVSDGGVHSHINHLKGLLKATKDFGITDNVYIHAFTDGRDCDPKSGKKFIAETIESANENVGKLASIVGRYYAMDRDKRWGRVKLAYDVMVNGVGEKTTDPVAAIQASYDEGVTDEFIKPIVCTDDSGNPIAKIKDGDVVVFFNFRTDRPRQITEALCIQDFPEENMRALDLYYVTMTCYDETFKKIHVIYNEDLLQNTMGEVLESAGKKQIRIAETEKYPHVTFFFSGGREEPFKGESRILCNSPKDVTTYDLKPEMAANCIKDSIIPELQKQEADFICLNFANADMVGHTGVFEAAVKACETVDSCAEAVTKAALENGYSVAIIADHGNSDIMINPDGTPNTQHTTNPVPFFFITPNNDAKVKDGKLGDLAPSFLKWIGVEVPKEMTGDIIIERV from the coding sequence ATGGATTCAAAAGTAATTTTAATGATTTTAGATGGTTGGGGACAAACTCAGAACGCTGAGGTTTCAGCCATCGCTCAAGCCAAAACCCCATTCATAGATTCATGTTATGAGAAATACCCACATGCAGAGCTTAATACATCTGGTATGGCAGTAGGTTTGCCAGAGGGGCAAATGGGTAACTCAGAAGTAGGGCACATGAACATCGGGGCAGGACGCGTAGTGTACCAAAACTTAGCTAAAATCAATTTAGCCATCGAGCAAGGTACATTGGCAGAGCAACCAGAACTTAAAAAGGCATTTCAATTTGCTAAAGATAACAACAGAGATTTACATTTTATTGGATTAGTTTCAGACGGTGGGGTACACTCACATATCAATCACTTAAAAGGATTGTTGAAAGCTACCAAAGATTTCGGAATCACAGACAATGTGTACATTCACGCTTTTACAGACGGTAGAGATTGTGACCCAAAAAGTGGTAAAAAATTCATCGCGGAAACCATCGAGAGCGCAAATGAAAATGTTGGTAAATTAGCGTCTATCGTAGGTCGTTATTACGCAATGGATAGAGATAAAAGATGGGGTAGAGTAAAATTGGCTTATGATGTTATGGTAAACGGAGTGGGCGAAAAAACTACCGATCCAGTAGCCGCTATCCAAGCGTCTTATGACGAAGGAGTAACAGATGAGTTCATAAAACCAATCGTTTGCACAGACGACAGCGGAAATCCAATCGCTAAAATCAAAGACGGCGATGTTGTGGTATTCTTCAACTTCCGTACAGATCGCCCAAGACAAATCACCGAGGCACTTTGCATTCAAGATTTCCCAGAAGAAAACATGAGAGCATTGGATCTTTACTATGTAACCATGACTTGCTATGATGAAACATTCAAGAAAATCCATGTTATTTACAACGAAGATTTATTGCAAAACACCATGGGAGAAGTCCTAGAAAGTGCGGGAAAAAAACAAATCAGAATCGCAGAAACAGAAAAATATCCGCATGTTACATTCTTCTTCTCAGGAGGTAGAGAAGAGCCTTTCAAAGGCGAAAGCAGAATCCTTTGTAATTCGCCAAAAGATGTGACTACCTATGATTTAAAACCAGAAATGGCGGCAAATTGCATCAAAGATAGCATTATCCCAGAATTGCAAAAACAAGAAGCAGATTTCATTTGTTTAAACTTTGCAAACGCAGACATGGTAGGGCATACAGGAGTTTTTGAAGCAGCCGTAAAAGCTTGCGAAACCGTAGATTCATGTGCGGAGGCAGTAACCAAAGCAGCATTAGAAAACGGATATAGCGTTGCCATCATCGCAGACCACGGAAACTCAGATATCATGATTAATCCAGACGGAACGCCAAACACTCAACACACCACCAATCCAGTGCCTTTCTTCTTCATCACTCCAAACAATGATGCAAAAGTAAAAGACGGAAAATTAGGTGATTTAGCACCAAGTTTCTTGAAATGGATCGGAGTAGAGGTGCCAAAAGAAATGACTGGAGATATAATCATCGAGCGTGTATGA
- a CDS encoding BT0820 family HAD-type phosphatase, whose protein sequence is MIKSKLIAIDFDGTIVDDAYPAVGRAKFFAFETLKKLQADGHRLILWTYRHGKELEDAVNFCRENGVEFYAVNNSFEGENFNPEKASRKLNADIFIDDRNLGGFPGWGEVYKIINERIQFNIEEHGEHKSKKKKGWFGF, encoded by the coding sequence ATGATCAAAAGTAAATTAATCGCCATAGATTTCGACGGAACCATCGTAGACGATGCCTATCCAGCAGTAGGGCGTGCCAAGTTCTTTGCATTCGAAACATTGAAGAAACTGCAAGCAGATGGTCATCGTTTAATCCTTTGGACATATCGTCACGGCAAAGAATTGGAAGACGCTGTAAATTTCTGTAGAGAAAACGGCGTTGAGTTTTATGCCGTAAACAATAGTTTTGAGGGCGAGAACTTTAACCCAGAAAAAGCCAGCAGAAAACTGAATGCCGATATTTTTATCGATGATAGAAACCTTGGCGGATTTCCTGGTTGGGGCGAAGTCTATAAGATTATCAACGAGAGAATTCAATTCAATATCGAGGAACACGGAGAGCATAAGTCTAAAAAGAAAAAAGGCTGGTTCGGTTTCTAA
- the map gene encoding type I methionyl aminopeptidase, translated as MIFLKTAEELELMYQSAQLVSKTLGEIAKIIKPGVTTQQINDLGDEFIRDNGGYPAFLGMYDFPKSLCISPNEQVVHGIPNDEPLQEGDIVSVDCGVYMNDFYGDHAYTFAVGEVDAETEKLLKITKESLYEGIRACRKGNRIGDIGHAIQHYCEREGYGVVRELVGHGLGRKMHEDPQVPNYGRRGSGKAIKDGLVLAIEPMINMGTKRVKFHKDGWTVTTRDNQYSAHFEHDVAVVNGEPKLLSTFQYIYDALGIESDEEKEFLFK; from the coding sequence ATGATTTTTTTAAAGACTGCAGAAGAATTAGAGCTGATGTATCAAAGTGCTCAATTAGTTTCTAAAACCTTAGGCGAAATAGCCAAAATTATAAAACCAGGAGTTACAACACAACAAATCAATGATTTGGGCGATGAATTTATAAGAGATAATGGCGGGTATCCTGCCTTTTTAGGAATGTATGATTTCCCAAAATCACTTTGTATCTCGCCCAATGAGCAAGTCGTGCACGGGATTCCAAACGATGAGCCATTGCAAGAAGGCGATATAGTGTCGGTAGATTGCGGTGTGTACATGAACGATTTTTATGGAGACCACGCTTATACCTTTGCTGTGGGCGAGGTAGATGCCGAAACTGAAAAGCTTTTAAAAATCACCAAAGAAAGTTTGTATGAAGGAATCCGAGCATGCCGAAAAGGAAATCGCATTGGCGACATAGGGCATGCCATTCAGCATTATTGCGAACGCGAGGGCTATGGTGTAGTGCGTGAGCTAGTGGGGCATGGATTGGGTAGAAAAATGCACGAAGATCCGCAGGTGCCTAATTACGGACGCCGTGGCTCTGGAAAAGCCATCAAAGATGGACTGGTTTTAGCCATTGAGCCAATGATAAATATGGGGACAAAACGCGTGAAATTCCACAAAGATGGCTGGACAGTTACCACGAGAGATAATCAATATTCAGCACATTTTGAGCACGATGTTGCCGTAGTAAATGGCGAGCCTAAGTTGCTTTCGACTTTCCAGTATATTTACGACGCACTCGGCATAGAATCCGACGAGGAAAAAGAATTTTTGTTTAAATAA
- a CDS encoding dihydrolipoamide acetyltransferase family protein codes for MAEYKFLLPSMGEGIMEATVTAWLKNVGDSIEEDESIVEVATDKVDSDVPSPVSGVLKEIIIPTDSVAKVGEPMAIITTDGDEEEPAAYTPKSEAPTPEPSPEIAQAAKEAEKALNVVKTPASIDLGESDKFLSPLVRSIAAKEGISAEELNSIQGSGQNGRVTKDDMLRYLEQKDQQPNTSSAPAPAASAPQTQTPSPAPKAISLGANDEIIEMDRMRKIIAQHMLDSKQISPHVTSFVEADMTRIVQWRNRVKNAFQKREGEKITFMPIIVEAIVKAIKDFPMINVSVDGDKIIKKANINIGIAAARPDGNLIVPVIKNADQLNLIGLAKKINDLGYRAKNNQLKPDEIQGGTYTVSNIGSFGNLMGTPIINQPQVAIMAIGSIQKKPAVIETPEGDTIGIRHKMYLSHSYDHRVVDGALGGMFVKRVAEYLESFDIDRGI; via the coding sequence ATGGCAGAATATAAATTTTTACTTCCATCCATGGGAGAAGGCATCATGGAAGCCACCGTTACAGCATGGCTAAAGAATGTAGGCGATAGCATCGAAGAAGATGAGTCGATTGTAGAAGTAGCCACCGACAAAGTGGATTCTGATGTTCCTTCGCCTGTAAGTGGTGTTTTAAAAGAAATCATTATCCCTACAGATAGCGTTGCTAAAGTGGGCGAGCCAATGGCTATCATCACTACCGATGGCGACGAAGAGGAACCAGCCGCTTATACGCCCAAATCTGAGGCACCGACACCAGAACCTAGCCCTGAAATAGCTCAAGCCGCAAAAGAGGCTGAAAAGGCTTTAAATGTAGTAAAAACGCCTGCTAGCATTGATTTGGGCGAAAGCGATAAATTCTTATCTCCACTTGTGCGTTCTATCGCTGCCAAAGAAGGAATTTCTGCCGAAGAGTTAAACAGCATTCAAGGTTCTGGGCAAAATGGTAGAGTGACCAAAGATGATATGCTTCGTTATTTGGAACAAAAAGACCAGCAACCAAACACTTCCTCTGCTCCTGCCCCAGCAGCTTCAGCACCGCAAACGCAAACTCCTAGCCCTGCCCCTAAAGCCATAAGCCTAGGTGCAAACGATGAAATCATCGAAATGGATCGCATGCGAAAAATCATCGCTCAACACATGCTAGACAGCAAGCAAATTTCTCCGCATGTTACCTCCTTTGTAGAGGCAGATATGACGCGCATCGTTCAATGGAGAAATCGTGTGAAAAATGCGTTCCAAAAACGCGAGGGAGAAAAAATCACCTTTATGCCAATCATCGTAGAGGCAATTGTGAAAGCTATTAAAGATTTTCCGATGATTAATGTTTCTGTAGATGGCGACAAAATCATCAAAAAAGCAAATATCAATATCGGTATAGCTGCTGCAAGACCAGACGGAAACTTGATTGTTCCTGTGATTAAAAATGCTGATCAATTGAATTTAATTGGTTTGGCTAAAAAAATCAATGATTTGGGATACCGAGCTAAAAATAATCAGCTTAAACCAGACGAAATCCAAGGAGGAACTTACACCGTTTCAAACATTGGTAGCTTTGGTAATTTAATGGGCACTCCAATCATCAATCAGCCACAAGTGGCGATTATGGCAATCGGAAGTATCCAAAAGAAACCTGCCGTGATTGAAACGCCAGAAGGCGATACCATAGGCATTCGCCACAAAATGTATCTCTCCCACTCCTACGACCACCGCGTGGTAGACGGAGCTCTGGGCGGTATGTTTGTGAAACGAGTGGCAGAATATCTTGAATCGTTTGACATCGACCGAGGTATTTAA
- a CDS encoding YceI family protein, whose product MKNLNLKAVFFILFSTFGVLLNAQALKTSRVQIQLSGTSTIHDWQMNAYHGDFSGTANGNAIENAKFVMKAEDLQSNRKGMDANAYKALNTAQHPNITFTADQLKNGVVKGNLTINNVTRSIELPVVIKKTKGFYTVQAEKDLLMTDFNITPPTFYNAVKTANEVKIVINLILKEA is encoded by the coding sequence ATGAAAAATTTAAACTTAAAAGCCGTTTTTTTCATTTTATTTTCAACTTTTGGCGTTCTATTAAATGCACAAGCCTTAAAAACCTCTAGAGTTCAAATTCAGCTAAGCGGAACTTCCACTATTCACGATTGGCAAATGAACGCTTATCATGGAGACTTTTCAGGCACTGCTAACGGAAACGCGATAGAGAATGCTAAATTTGTAATGAAAGCCGAGGATTTACAAAGCAATCGTAAAGGAATGGATGCTAACGCCTACAAGGCACTCAATACTGCACAACACCCTAACATCACTTTTACTGCAGACCAATTGAAAAACGGAGTTGTAAAAGGCAATTTAACCATAAACAATGTAACCCGCAGCATTGAATTGCCTGTTGTAATTAAAAAGACTAAAGGGTTCTACACCGTTCAAGCAGAAAAAGATCTTTTGATGACTGATTTCAATATAACTCCTCCTACTTTCTACAATGCTGTGAAAACTGCAAACGAGGTTAAAATTGTCATCAATTTAATTTTAAAAGAAGCTTAA
- the porV gene encoding type IX secretion system outer membrane channel protein PorV, producing the protein MKKLLVLGLTAFLALNSNAQSYRPVLTGAPFLRISPDARAGGLGDMGVATSADAFSQYWNPAKYVFSESHSGVGVSYTPYLGKITDDVFLLNGTFHTYLGEEERSALGVSIYYFNIGEVKLNGIVAGSDNIVSLGTAKPNEFSLDVSYGLRLTDNYGMAVAGRYIRSDLNNNDQNATTKAANSFAVDVAGFYQSGLMTIGNINGKLRAGFNISNIGPKLDYSDSDELESFLPTNLRLGTTYDFLLDDVNKITVGAEFNKLLVPTPSELVKGQGNPYYKVPNKGVVSGIFGSLNDAPDGFSEELKEITWALSAEYVYNNAFAFRTGYFHESVEKGARQYATLGAGFKFNSFGLDLSYLIPTNSVNNALQNTLRFGLTWDFGGEAFNNN; encoded by the coding sequence ATGAAAAAATTACTAGTCTTAGGTTTAACAGCGTTTTTAGCTTTAAATTCAAATGCACAAAGCTATCGCCCAGTGCTCACGGGGGCTCCTTTTTTAAGAATTTCTCCAGACGCGCGTGCGGGCGGACTTGGAGACATGGGGGTTGCTACCTCGGCTGATGCCTTTTCGCAGTACTGGAACCCTGCAAAATATGTTTTCAGCGAAAGTCATTCTGGAGTGGGTGTTTCATACACGCCATACTTGGGCAAAATCACTGATGATGTTTTCTTACTAAACGGGACTTTTCATACCTATTTAGGTGAGGAAGAAAGAAGTGCCCTCGGGGTGAGTATTTATTACTTTAATATAGGTGAAGTAAAATTAAATGGTATTGTTGCGGGCTCAGACAACATTGTAAGCTTAGGTACAGCAAAACCAAATGAATTCTCTCTTGATGTATCTTATGGTCTACGATTGACTGACAATTATGGTATGGCTGTGGCAGGTCGCTATATCCGTTCGGATTTAAATAACAATGACCAAAATGCTACTACTAAAGCAGCTAACTCTTTTGCTGTGGATGTCGCAGGATTTTATCAGTCAGGTTTAATGACTATTGGCAATATCAATGGTAAATTAAGAGCTGGTTTCAACATTAGCAACATTGGTCCTAAATTAGATTATTCTGATTCTGACGAGCTAGAAAGCTTTTTGCCTACTAATTTGAGACTAGGTACCACTTACGATTTCTTGCTTGATGATGTAAATAAAATCACTGTGGGAGCTGAGTTTAATAAACTTTTGGTGCCAACACCTAGCGAATTAGTCAAAGGGCAAGGGAATCCATATTATAAAGTACCTAACAAAGGAGTTGTTTCAGGTATCTTCGGCTCGCTTAACGACGCGCCAGATGGATTCTCTGAAGAATTAAAAGAAATCACTTGGGCACTGAGTGCTGAGTATGTTTACAACAACGCCTTTGCCTTCAGAACTGGTTATTTCCACGAAAGTGTAGAAAAAGGAGCTAGACAATATGCAACTCTAGGGGCTGGGTTTAAATTCAACTCATTTGGATTGGATTTATCTTACTTAATCCCTACCAATAGTGTAAATAATGCTCTACAAAACACTTTAAGATTTGGATTGACTTGGGATTTTGGAGGAGAAGCATTTAACAACAATTAA
- the gldJ gene encoding gliding motility lipoprotein GldJ, protein MNKNKFIYVLGLLAFVSFSSCGRSGKTGGGTKSYTSRTGWKPNDKKGWFFQGKKEKQKASQGMVYIEGGTFTMGQVKTDVMRNWDNTPRRMQVRSFYMGDTEVTNIAYREYMSWINYVFPTTNPENKNINDGIKPDTLVWGNKLSRNDLYSHEYLRNPSFDYYPVVGVTWLQAVRYCDWLTDRANEKAMMDKGYINKDLYLNEDVNLGANHFNTEKFQQNPGQVFHGDGVIDSAKIMKNLKIKTKNSRINYRMSMHAGLVPAFRLPTEAEWEYAALALPGDRIYNSYLGKPIAQNEIRQQRGRKRGEFMANFKRGRGDYSGIGGWGNDGFAVTNDVKQYPSNEFGLYGMLGNVAEWVADVYRPLIDETASDFNYFRGNIYTRKIQNGNGDFEVYKEGEVAYDTLNNGQLLAKALPGAYKKEVVEDARDYEDGDYRSSLDIGKAETDPNATDPNMYNSPARRFRVTDDGRVVLEKDPKQRYTEISNRTRVIKGGSWKDNIYWLEPGQRRFLDEGSATSWIGFRVAQDYTGANEATRTKRGVVKQR, encoded by the coding sequence ATGAATAAAAATAAGTTCATTTATGTTTTAGGACTGCTAGCCTTCGTAAGTTTCTCAAGCTGTGGAAGAAGCGGGAAAACAGGCGGTGGAACTAAAAGTTATACTAGTCGTACTGGTTGGAAACCAAATGATAAAAAAGGTTGGTTCTTCCAAGGTAAAAAAGAAAAACAAAAGGCCTCTCAAGGAATGGTTTACATTGAGGGAGGAACTTTTACCATGGGGCAAGTGAAAACCGATGTGATGCGTAACTGGGATAATACCCCACGCCGCATGCAGGTACGCTCTTTCTACATGGGAGACACAGAGGTTACAAACATTGCGTATAGAGAATACATGTCTTGGATCAATTATGTATTCCCTACCACAAATCCAGAGAATAAAAACATCAACGATGGTATCAAGCCAGATACCTTGGTTTGGGGAAATAAACTTTCTCGTAACGATTTATACTCGCACGAGTATTTAAGAAATCCATCTTTTGATTACTATCCAGTAGTGGGAGTAACTTGGTTACAGGCGGTTCGTTATTGTGATTGGTTGACAGACCGTGCAAACGAAAAAGCTATGATGGATAAAGGGTATATAAACAAAGATTTATACCTAAACGAAGATGTGAACTTGGGTGCAAATCACTTTAATACCGAAAAATTCCAGCAAAATCCTGGGCAAGTATTTCATGGCGATGGCGTAATTGATTCAGCTAAAATCATGAAAAACTTAAAAATTAAGACCAAAAATTCTAGAATTAATTATAGAATGAGCATGCATGCAGGATTAGTTCCAGCATTCAGACTTCCTACCGAGGCGGAATGGGAATATGCTGCACTAGCATTGCCAGGAGATAGAATTTATAACAGCTACCTAGGAAAACCAATCGCTCAAAACGAAATCAGACAACAGAGAGGAAGAAAGCGTGGAGAGTTTATGGCAAACTTTAAGCGTGGTCGTGGAGATTACTCAGGTATTGGAGGTTGGGGTAATGACGGTTTTGCGGTTACAAACGATGTTAAACAATACCCATCTAATGAGTTTGGTCTTTATGGAATGTTAGGAAATGTTGCCGAATGGGTGGCAGATGTGTACAGACCATTGATTGACGAAACTGCGAGTGATTTTAACTACTTTAGAGGAAATATTTATACCCGCAAAATTCAAAATGGCAATGGCGATTTTGAAGTATACAAAGAAGGCGAAGTAGCTTATGATACTTTAAATAATGGACAGTTATTAGCAAAAGCTCTGCCAGGAGCCTACAAAAAGGAAGTGGTGGAAGATGCTAGAGATTACGAAGATGGGGACTATCGTTCATCTTTGGATATCGGAAAAGCTGAAACAGATCCGAATGCTACAGACCCAAATATGTATAACTCGCCAGCAAGAAGATTTAGAGTGACAGATGATGGGCGTGTAGTGCTAGAAAAAGATCCAAAACAGAGATATACAGAGATCAGCAACAGAACTAGAGTTATTAAAGGAGGATCTTGGAAAGACAATATTTATTGGTTAGAACCAGGGCAAAGACGATTCCTTGACGAGGGCTCAGCAACCTCTTGGATTGGTTTCCGTGTGGCGCAAGATTACACAGGAGCTAACGAAGCAACCCGAACTAAAAGAGGCGTTGTAAAACAAAGATAA
- a CDS encoding UDP-N-acetylmuramoyl-tripeptide--D-alanyl-D-alanine ligase — MKVEDFYHKFKDGLKISTDSRKIEKGDIFIALKGENFNGNAYAEKAIEQGAVAAIVDEAAFENMAKNIFLVENSLKFLQDLAHFHRKELGIKIISLTGSNGKTTTKELIAQALGAKFNVAFTQGNLNNHIGVPLTLLSLNKSHDLAVVEMGANHPREIAQLCEIAAPNFGYITNFGKAHLEGFGSEEGVVKAKSELYDFLRAHNGKAFINKDDAKQIKQTNGMEIISFAFENEADYQYKRILKEGKAGVEADETLIQSNLVGNYNQNNIAAATTIARYFGVEFPEIKKAIEAYNPTINRSQTIEQNGKKIIMDAYNANPSSMEVALKHFSYYDGTKAVVLGDMFELGAFSAEEHQKVAQLAKDLNFDEIFLIGENFSANTNPELAVLTFKTKEKFLAFIRENHVQSQSILIKGSRGMQLEKILPEL; from the coding sequence ATGAAAGTAGAAGATTTCTATCATAAATTTAAAGACGGATTAAAAATCTCGACCGATTCCCGAAAAATCGAAAAAGGCGATATTTTTATCGCGCTAAAAGGAGAAAACTTTAACGGCAACGCCTATGCCGAAAAAGCCATTGAGCAAGGAGCTGTTGCCGCTATTGTGGACGAGGCAGCATTTGAAAATATGGCTAAAAACATATTTTTGGTGGAAAATAGTTTGAAGTTTTTGCAAGATTTAGCACATTTCCATAGAAAAGAATTAGGCATAAAAATCATTTCGCTCACTGGAAGTAATGGCAAGACGACGACCAAAGAATTAATCGCTCAAGCCTTGGGCGCAAAATTCAATGTGGCGTTCACGCAAGGGAATTTAAACAATCATATTGGCGTGCCGCTTACTTTGTTAAGCCTAAACAAATCACACGATTTGGCAGTAGTAGAAATGGGTGCAAATCATCCACGAGAAATTGCTCAACTTTGCGAAATTGCAGCACCAAATTTTGGCTATATTACCAATTTTGGAAAAGCACATTTAGAGGGATTTGGTAGCGAGGAAGGTGTGGTAAAGGCAAAATCTGAGTTGTATGATTTCTTGCGTGCGCACAATGGAAAGGCATTCATTAACAAAGACGATGCAAAGCAAATCAAGCAAACCAATGGAATGGAGATCATTAGTTTTGCATTTGAAAACGAAGCCGATTATCAATACAAGCGAATTTTAAAAGAAGGAAAAGCCGGAGTTGAGGCAGACGAAACGCTGATTCAATCCAATTTGGTGGGAAATTATAACCAAAACAATATCGCCGCGGCAACAACCATTGCGCGATATTTTGGTGTAGAGTTTCCTGAAATTAAAAAAGCAATAGAAGCTTATAACCCAACAATTAACCGCTCGCAGACGATTGAACAAAATGGCAAGAAAATCATTATGGATGCCTATAACGCCAATCCGAGCAGTATGGAAGTTGCTTTAAAGCACTTTTCGTATTACGATGGCACCAAGGCAGTTGTGCTAGGCGATATGTTTGAATTGGGGGCGTTTTCTGCCGAAGAACACCAGAAAGTAGCTCAATTAGCAAAAGATTTAAATTTTGACGAAATCTTTTTAATTGGAGAAAATTTTAGTGCCAATACAAATCCAGAATTAGCTGTATTGACTTTTAAAACCAAAGAGAAATTTTTAGCCTTTATCCGAGAAAATCATGTGCAATCACAAAGCATTTTAATCAAAGGCTCACGCGGTATGCAATTGGAGAAAATCCTTCCAGAATTGTAA
- the purE gene encoding 5-(carboxyamino)imidazole ribonucleotide mutase produces the protein MHIEKPTVSIVMGSQSDLPKMQAAAEILQELGITFELTLVSAHRTPERMFEYAKGAAERGVKVIIAGAGGAAHLPGMVASLTTLPVIGVPIHSSNSIDGWDSVLSILQMPNGIPVATVALDAAKNAGLLAARIVGAFEPEVAKAVAEYQQSLKEKVEENILEVKGQFANGFD, from the coding sequence ATGCACATAGAAAAACCAACCGTATCTATCGTGATGGGAAGCCAAAGCGATTTACCTAAAATGCAGGCTGCTGCAGAAATTTTACAAGAACTCGGCATCACTTTTGAGCTCACACTCGTGTCTGCACACCGCACTCCAGAACGCATGTTTGAATACGCCAAAGGTGCCGCAGAACGAGGTGTAAAAGTAATCATCGCAGGTGCTGGCGGAGCGGCTCACTTGCCAGGCATGGTTGCATCGCTCACGACTTTGCCTGTGATTGGCGTGCCTATCCACTCAAGCAACTCCATCGATGGCTGGGATAGCGTGCTAAGCATTCTACAAATGCCAAACGGAATTCCCGTGGCTACCGTGGCACTCGACGCTGCTAAAAATGCCGGACTGCTTGCGGCAAGAATAGTCGGTGCGTTTGAGCCTGAAGTGGCTAAAGCTGTGGCAGAGTATCAGCAATCTTTGAAAGAGAAAGTGGAAGAAAACATCTTGGAGGTGAAAGGACAATTCGCTAATGGATTTGACTAA
- a CDS encoding 5-(carboxyamino)imidazole ribonucleotide synthase encodes MKKIGILGGGQLGRMFIQNALNYPYEIFILDPNPEAPCSQIADHFVCGDFNDYQSVMDFAQQVDIVGIEIEHVNLKALRELKKQGKTVIPDPDVLEIIQDKGKQKDFYLKNNIPTAPLKEKNDFPVVQKLCKGGYDGKGVQILKDEKTKAWEENSIFEALADLKMELAVIVAQNADGERAVYPVVEQVFNPTYNLLDYLITPARISPEEEENAKQIALEVVKAFDSPGIYAVELFLNNDGSIWVNETAPRVHNSGHATIEAAYSSQFDMMLRTLVNLPLGNTDLKCKAAMLNLIGAPNHEGASYIKGLNDALKLPGFSIHWYGKKLTSPGRKMGHATFCGNNWDEIISQIEKVKKEVEIINQ; translated from the coding sequence ATGAAAAAAATTGGAATTTTAGGTGGCGGACAATTGGGTAGAATGTTCATTCAGAATGCCTTAAATTATCCCTACGAAATTTTCATTCTCGATCCCAATCCCGAGGCACCTTGTAGCCAAATTGCAGACCATTTTGTGTGTGGCGATTTCAACGATTACCAGAGCGTAATGGATTTTGCCCAGCAAGTGGACATCGTGGGCATAGAGATAGAACATGTAAATCTCAAAGCTCTTCGCGAACTGAAAAAACAAGGCAAAACCGTAATTCCAGATCCAGATGTTTTGGAAATAATTCAAGACAAAGGCAAACAGAAAGATTTTTATTTAAAAAATAATATTCCCACCGCTCCATTGAAGGAAAAAAATGATTTCCCCGTGGTGCAGAAACTCTGCAAAGGCGGCTATGATGGTAAAGGCGTTCAGATTTTAAAAGATGAAAAAACTAAGGCTTGGGAAGAAAATTCAATTTTTGAAGCTTTAGCCGATTTAAAAATGGAACTCGCCGTGATTGTGGCTCAAAATGCCGATGGAGAGCGTGCTGTGTATCCAGTTGTGGAACAAGTCTTTAATCCAACATATAATTTATTAGATTATTTAATCACTCCCGCTCGCATTTCGCCCGAAGAAGAAGAAAATGCCAAGCAGATTGCGCTGGAGGTAGTAAAAGCTTTTGATTCCCCAGGGATTTATGCCGTAGAATTATTTTTAAATAATGATGGCAGCATTTGGGTAAATGAAACTGCTCCACGCGTGCACAATAGCGGGCACGCTACGATTGAGGCAGCTTATTCTTCTCAGTTTGATATGATGCTCCGCACCTTGGTCAATTTACCACTTGGCAACACAGATTTAAAATGCAAAGCTGCCATGCTGAATTTAATCGGAGCACCAAATCATGAGGGGGCTAGCTACATCAAAGGGCTAAACGATGCGCTAAAATTGCCAGGGTTCAGCATTCACTGGTATGGCAAAAAACTCACAAGCCCAGGGCGAAAAATGGGACACGCCACTTTTTGCGGGAACAACTGGGACGAAATCATTAGCCAAATTGAAAAAGTGAAAAAAGAAGTAGAAATCATTAATCAATAA